In one Limosilactobacillus oris genomic region, the following are encoded:
- a CDS encoding ATP-binding protein, whose translation MPVAMVNQQTGQPVRRPLTARHLLVVGQTGSGKTTTTLALLNELQQTDQTAIILDPTGEYAQLPNAVTYRLGANAYLEAGRLDAGELQEVLGLALPPRLDHQLSRAINALRIQRNLLQQAGPLKKINRPLAQYQTLLNQLSPWARDYDVTLLPQQLVEEAAIPFADDRADYSLCGQVYDREQINRDWGLLTELRNRLAGPAFRELFDTQSHPGVAKTELGFVLKMFLRHRSSHRTLVIDLSLLRRYERQQGALISYLLKQVLTDRLEQCDQSQRAVKIVIDEAHRYLPTTEQELSRNGIFQLLREGRKVNLQLILTTQSPLDLPARLRSQFAQAVVHRLSNQGELAALPVATELNTTGTLAVGEALLLAVGAPSQVVRVQKPDWL comes from the coding sequence ATGCCAGTAGCAATGGTGAACCAACAGACTGGCCAACCTGTTCGCCGGCCGCTCACTGCTCGCCACCTCCTGGTTGTTGGTCAGACTGGCAGCGGGAAGACGACGACCACCCTCGCGCTGCTCAACGAGTTGCAGCAGACTGACCAGACGGCGATTATCCTTGACCCGACGGGGGAATACGCCCAGTTGCCCAACGCGGTTACCTACCGCTTAGGGGCTAACGCCTACTTAGAAGCGGGGCGGCTCGACGCGGGGGAACTCCAGGAGGTTCTGGGACTCGCCCTGCCGCCACGACTGGACCACCAACTATCCCGGGCCATCAACGCCCTCCGGATTCAGCGCAACCTGCTTCAACAGGCCGGTCCTTTGAAGAAAATTAACCGGCCACTAGCACAATACCAGACCCTGCTGAACCAACTCAGCCCTTGGGCCCGGGACTATGATGTCACCCTCTTACCCCAGCAGCTGGTTGAGGAGGCCGCCATTCCGTTTGCTGACGACCGGGCGGACTATTCGCTGTGCGGGCAAGTATACGACCGTGAGCAAATTAACCGTGACTGGGGATTGCTGACGGAGCTGCGTAACCGACTTGCCGGTCCGGCTTTTCGGGAGCTCTTTGACACGCAGAGTCACCCTGGAGTGGCAAAAACTGAGCTGGGCTTTGTCCTTAAAATGTTTTTGCGGCACCGGAGCAGTCACCGGACCCTGGTGATTGACCTTTCCCTCTTACGGCGGTATGAACGTCAGCAGGGGGCCTTGATTTCCTACCTCCTCAAGCAGGTCCTGACTGACCGCTTGGAACAGTGCGACCAGTCCCAGCGAGCCGTTAAAATTGTGATTGACGAAGCCCACCGTTACCTGCCGACGACGGAGCAAGAATTGAGCCGTAACGGCATCTTCCAGCTGTTACGGGAGGGCCGGAAAGTTAACCTGCAACTGATTCTAACCACCCAGTCGCCATTGGACCTGCCTGCCCGCTTGCGTTCGCAGTTTGCCCAGGCCGTCGTCCACCGGCTGAGCAACCAGGGTGAGCTAGCGGCCTTACCGGTTGCAACTGAGTTAAACACAACGGGGACGTTAGCGGTAGGTGAGGCGCTGCTGTTGGCGGTAGGAGCGCCGAGCCAAGTGGTGCGGGTGCAAAAGCCGGACTGGCTCTGA
- a CDS encoding GNAT family N-acetyltransferase yields MDLDIQPVRLSLSNYQDVKQLYYRAFPKYEREPWHWMILKSKFRQADFMAFYDQGQFVGFAYVIHSHGFHYILFLAVNDQLRSRGYGSRIISELRALYPSDSLVLDIEQPDPAAANNRQRLRRLAFYKQNGFYLTPKKLEEDQVTYQVLATKKHINQQKVDGIFEWFSWPLGWFIQ; encoded by the coding sequence TTGGATTTAGACATACAACCCGTGAGGTTGAGTTTAAGCAACTATCAAGACGTTAAGCAGCTCTATTACCGGGCTTTCCCCAAGTATGAGCGGGAGCCCTGGCACTGGATGATTTTGAAAAGCAAGTTCCGGCAGGCGGACTTCATGGCCTTCTATGACCAGGGGCAGTTTGTCGGCTTTGCCTACGTCATCCACAGTCACGGTTTCCACTACATCCTCTTTCTAGCCGTTAACGACCAGTTGCGGTCACGGGGGTACGGTAGCCGGATCATTAGCGAACTACGGGCATTATACCCAAGTGATTCGCTGGTATTAGACATCGAGCAGCCCGACCCGGCCGCGGCTAACAACCGCCAACGGTTACGCCGCTTAGCCTTTTACAAACAGAACGGTTTTTACTTAACGCCTAAGAAATTGGAAGAGGACCAGGTTACCTACCAGGTGTTGGCAACTAAAAAGCACATCAACCAGCAAAAGGTCGATGGCATCTTCGAGTGGTTTTCATGGCCGCTCGGCTGGTTTATCCAATAA
- a CDS encoding ABC transporter substrate-binding protein/permease, producing MKQLKHYLMLLTVLASIVLAPLTAFANSAASSNPANSTSTATPATDDSLQKIKQKGVLVVGTSAGYPPFEFTTKKDGKTEYVGFEMSLARQLAKDLGVKLEIKNMDFDSLLVALESHKIDVAIAGINITPEREKSVDFSKTYHKGTKYFLIHKQDKDKYKDYMDFKGKTVGTENGAMEYAMIKKYIPDVHEKGLAKWSSLVIALQAHKLDGVLMDSATAKAFAQNNSDLYAFNSHMKVTSDGVAVALPKGANSLKAAVNKTVDKVNQEDLINKKWLPEAAKYMQTSQKTNTVASYWTFFIKGVKYTLLITVLAVIVGFLIGILFALMRLSDNKLLHSLAICYIEFIRGTPMLVQIMFVYFGIGAIIQSMPALVAGIIAVAINSGAYVAEIIRSGIQSLPLGQTEAARSLGMTKQQTFRYIIMPQALKNIWPALGNEFITLLKDSSLVSTIGVTELMYQTQLVQADTYKGVLPLFITMMIYFFLTFTLTRILNHFEKKFKHA from the coding sequence ATGAAGCAGCTCAAGCACTATTTAATGCTCTTAACCGTTCTCGCTTCAATCGTCCTCGCCCCGCTTACCGCCTTCGCAAATAGCGCGGCCAGCTCGAACCCCGCTAATTCTACCAGCACGGCTACCCCGGCGACGGATGATTCCCTGCAAAAAATCAAGCAAAAGGGCGTGCTCGTCGTCGGCACCAGCGCTGGCTACCCGCCCTTTGAATTCACAACCAAGAAGGATGGCAAAACGGAGTACGTCGGTTTTGAAATGTCTTTGGCCCGGCAACTTGCAAAGGACCTGGGTGTCAAACTAGAAATCAAGAACATGGATTTCGACTCCCTGCTGGTGGCGTTGGAGTCGCACAAAATCGACGTGGCAATTGCCGGGATCAATATCACCCCTGAGCGTGAAAAGAGCGTCGACTTTTCCAAAACCTACCACAAGGGAACCAAGTACTTCCTGATCCACAAGCAGGACAAGGATAAGTACAAGGACTACATGGACTTTAAAGGCAAGACCGTCGGAACAGAAAACGGCGCTATGGAATACGCCATGATCAAGAAATACATCCCCGACGTCCATGAAAAGGGGCTCGCCAAGTGGTCCTCACTCGTGATTGCCCTACAGGCCCACAAGCTGGACGGGGTCTTGATGGACTCCGCCACCGCAAAGGCGTTCGCTCAAAATAACTCCGACCTCTACGCTTTCAATTCCCACATGAAGGTAACCAGTGACGGGGTCGCGGTGGCCCTGCCAAAGGGTGCTAACAGTCTGAAGGCCGCGGTCAATAAGACGGTTGATAAGGTTAACCAGGAGGACCTGATTAACAAGAAGTGGCTCCCCGAAGCGGCCAAGTATATGCAGACATCCCAAAAGACCAATACCGTAGCTAGCTACTGGACATTCTTTATCAAAGGGGTTAAGTACACCCTGCTGATCACGGTCCTCGCGGTCATTGTCGGCTTCCTCATCGGGATTCTCTTCGCCCTAATGCGGCTTTCCGACAACAAGCTCCTCCACTCGCTTGCCATCTGCTACATTGAGTTTATCCGGGGAACACCAATGCTAGTTCAGATTATGTTCGTCTACTTCGGAATTGGGGCCATCATCCAATCCATGCCAGCCCTGGTTGCCGGGATCATCGCCGTGGCAATCAACTCCGGGGCCTACGTCGCCGAAATCATCCGGTCCGGAATCCAGTCGTTGCCGCTGGGGCAAACGGAAGCCGCCCGGAGCCTGGGAATGACCAAGCAGCAAACCTTCCGCTACATCATTATGCCCCAGGCCCTCAAGAACATCTGGCCGGCCCTTGGCAACGAGTTTATCACCCTGCTCAAGGACAGCTCCTTGGTTTCGACCATCGGGGTAACCGAGCTGATGTACCAGACCCAGCTGGTCCAGGCCGACACCTACAAGGGAGTCCTGCCACTCTTTATTACGATGATGATTTACTTCTTCCTAACCTTTACCCTCACCAGGATCCTCAACCACTTTGAAAAGAAGTTTAAGCACGCTTAA